The genomic DNA GGCGGAGGTGCACCGAAACCCCAGTGCCAGTACACCTCCGCAGACCGTCTGCGAATCGTCTGCAGAGCCGCCTGCGAACTGTCTGCCGAACAGCGTCCGGGAACCATCCCGCCGGCCACTTCGACGGACCGGCGTTCCCGCCAGGACACCGTGTCCGCCCTGCGAGGCACCGTAATCCGGTCATTTACGAGGTGGCCGCGACCGACCGGAGCGGCACGGCCCCCTCCCGGCGACGAGGGCCCCACCGGGACACGACCGGTGTTCCGGTGCTCCGGAGCGGCAGGGGGCGGGTGAGGCCCGGGACTTCTCGGGTCATTTCCCCACCGGGCAGCTATGGCCGGTAAAGCGCTCTCGGTCGAGTGATGACACGCGTCGGCGCGGATGGCGGGGGCGGGTGCGAGGAAGGCGGGTGCAAGGAAGCGGGGAGGCGCCTGACTGCGCCGGGGAACGGCGACAGCGAACCGGGTCCGCACCCAGGGCTGATGCCCCGCCCCGGGCACCCCCCGCTTCAGGCCGATGTTCCCGCCGACGGCTAAGGGCTGTCGTCGTACTCCCTGGCGGGCGCACGCCGACAGCTACGGCACCTCGCCACCGCATCTGACGCCGCGCGCTGATCCGCCAGGGATTACGGGACAGCCCTTACTCCGGGAAGACGCAGACCCACACGTGATCCGTGTGGAAGCAGAAGCCGTCGGAACGCGCTGTCGGCGCCGAGAAGGAGACAACGATCTTTGCGGACAACTCCACGTGATCGCTGTCGCCATCGCCGGAACGCAGCTTTTCCGTGGCGTCACGAAGAATTGCGGAGAGCAGGGCACGGCCGAAGTAGTCAGGTGTGCCGATCTCGTCGAGCACCTGACTGACTGCCGACTCCTGCTTGATCCGATCGGGTGAGGACATGACTGATCACCCCTCTACGAGAGAAGAGAAACGCTGTATGTCCAGCGTGTGGCACGGAGGACGGCCACGCATCTGGGGCCGGAGGTGACACAGGTACGTGGCCGCCCAGCGGATACGACGATGAATGGTTCGTTCCTTACGGCATGCGCGTCCATGCGCCGAGTGTCACGTTGGAACAAGGCAGAACGCGCGGCCATATTGGAGGAAAGATGCTGCCGTATTCCACCCTCCCTGGGGGAATACCAGGAATCGAGCAACCGGGCCCTCGTTCCTTCGTGGAGCTACTTCAAAGAGTGCTTCGGCGGGAAGGAGTGTATGGCGGGCCTGTCAACGGAGGCTCCACGGCCGACACGGGCACAGCGGTCAAGAGTTTCCAGGCGGCGCGTGGACTTACCGCTGACGGTGTCGTAGGACCAGCGACGTGGGAAGCGCTCCCGGCGGAAGACCTGAGGCATACCCACCATCAGTGAGGGAGATACGGGCGGGGCCGTGGCGCTGCTTCAGCGGTGCCCGCGGCGACAGGGGTTCAATCCCGGACCCATAAGCGGCATCTTCGGCCCTGGGACTACCGTGGCGCTGAAGGAATTTCAGACCACGGGCGCGCCGGAGATTATCGTTGACGGAATCTGCGGGTCTCAGATGTGGCCTTTCACGGGCTGACAGCGGGGGAGCCCCACCGCCACTGTCCCCGGGTATGTACGGGGAGCGGGCGGGAGAATCGCAGCTGAGAACGGGAAGCCCGCCCGATTTCACTCGACCGGGTTTCCCGTTCCGTGCGTGTAGTTCGCTGCTTTGTCTGGATATGAACGCAGAATGCTGCGAATGTGCAATTTGCTTGCTCTATCCCTGCCTCGTACGGTCCTCGTATCGAAAGTCTCGCCGACTTCTCCGGACGGCTGACTTCGTTGCTGAAAGCCGCGCGGAAGCGGGATGGCGCCTCTTGGATGTGGCTACATTTACCGTGCGGCGAAGGCGCGCGTAATGGGAAGTGGTCGGTCCCTTTCGTGGTAGAGTCTTGATGAATTCACAGGACGCCGCGATTAAAAGGGGAATGGCGTGAATACCGAGAAGGTTACGGCTCGACGTCTTACGGCCGAAGAGATTTCAGGCTTGGGTCTCCAGGACGCCATCTTCGTCTCGGCAGGGATGGATGGCCTTCCTCTCGACTGCTATGCCCCGGCTTTCCTCACGGAGCCGGGCAAGAATTTTGAGGGAGGGGCCTTCGTTGCGAGGACGGTGTTCGGTGAGGAGATTCACGTCCTCCCGGAAAACGCCGAAGAGGCCGGGATCTGGATCGCCGACAAGGCCGGGGAGGAAATCGAGGTTCTCCGGAGTGCCGGCGTCCTCCTGAACCTTGCCCTCTTCGTGCCCGGCGGGAACAAGGAATCCCTGGACGCGCTCTACTCCGCCGCACGGGACGCGTTCGGCGCGGGGGTCGTGCAGCGCTGGAGCGAGGAAGCCGTCGCGGTGCCGGACGTCAAGGTCGACCTCTACGAGGAGCCGGCCCGGGGGCGGAAGAACAACAGCCAGAACCGCGACCGCCGTGCCCTGGACATCTACCCGACCCGAGTGCGGTTCCTGGAGCCCAGCGAGGGCTGGAAGTTCATCATCGAACCGCACAAGGAGATCGTCGACGACACACCGACGATCTGACCTGATGGCAGGTTAGCCTCGGCCCTTCGCGGGAGCCCGTCAGCTTGCTGACGGGCTCTTCTCCGTTCGCGGGCGCCGCGCGGCCCTCATCTGTCCCGGGGCTCCGGTGATTGTCGCCGGTCCCCTGCGGATTCGTCCGCGATCGGTAACAGGGGGATCTTGTGCGGGCTTTCGTATGTCTTGATGAGGGCAGGGCATCGGCGGAGACAGCAAAGGGGCGGGCGGACATGGCGAAGCACAAGGGAAGGGGATGGCACGGCAGGCTTCTCTCGGCGGCACTCGGGGTGACAGTGGTGGCCGCCGGATCCTCGGTGTGGACCGCGCAGGCCGAGCCCACCGGAGGCCGGCAGCCGGAAGCCCGTGTCTCGGCGCCGGACTCCCGGCCCGTGGCGGCGGACATCGCGCATGCCTCGGACCGCGGCAAGCGAGGCGTCAACATCACGATCGATGACGGACCGGACCCGGCGTGGACGCCGCAGGTGTTGCAGCTGTTGAAGGACAGCGGTGTGAAGGCCACGTTCTGCATGGTGGGTACGCAGGCCCAGGCGTACCCGGACCTGGTCAAGGAGGTCGTGGCGGACGGGCACCGACTGTGCAACCACACCGTCTCGCACGACACCGCCATGGACACCAAGTCCGAGGCCTATCAGTCCCAGCAGATCCTGGATGCCGAACGCATGATCACCAAGGCGTCCGGTGGCGTCCGGTCGCAGTACTACCGGGCCCCGGGAGGCGCCTTCACCCCGTACAGCCGCCAGCTCGCCGCGTCCCGGGGGATGCGGCCGCTGGGCTGGAACGTCGACACCAAGGACTTCGAGCGCCCCGGCGCGGACGCCATGGTCGCCACCGTCAAGAGAGAGATCTCCAACGGACCGACCATCCTCTTCCACGACGCGGGAGGCGAACGCTCCCAGACCCTGGCCGCTCTGCGCGAGATCCTGCCCTGGCTGAAGGAACAGGGGTACTCCTTCGGCTTCCCGGTCCGGTGAACCTCATCGTGTCGTGATCGAATCGACCGCACCGAGGTCCCGGCGCATCACGTTGCGCAGCTCGATCACCGCCGCGTCGAACCTGTCCTCCAGGTCCCTGTAGGCCCGGCTGTCGGCCGTGGCCCCTTCCACCAGCAGGTCCCGCGTGTCCCTCAGAACCACAAACGCGGTGCGCGCGGCGTCCACAACCTCTCGCGGCGCGATGATGGCCAACTGGTGGCGGATCTCGTACGCCCCAGGTGCCAGAAACAGCTCACGCACCCTCTGAGGGTGCTCCTCCACGGGGATGCTCATCCGCGCACACTCGTTGAGGGCCGTTCGTATCCGCGAGAGCGAGGCGGTGTAGTCGCCGTACATCTGCCTCCGCGTGTCGAGATTCTGGCCGGCCCGCTCCCTGCGCCACCTGAACCGATCGGTGAGCAGAGTCGAACCCACCCCGATCACCGCACCAAGTGCCGTGCTGACTGGGGATATCCACTCCATGCCAGGAGACTAAGAGGTCATCTCATTTGGCTGATTCGGTAGTCTGTTGGTCATGGTGGGGATCGTTGAGCGTCTGGTGCCGGACGAGTTGTGGGAGTTGTTCCAGCGGGTGGTGCCGGAGGCACCGTCGCGGCCTCAGGGTGGCGGTCGGCGTCGGCACGGCGACCGGGAAGTGCTGGCCGCAATCGTGTTCGTGGCCACGTCAGGCTGCACGTGGCAGCAGTTGCCTTCCGCGTCGTTCGGCCCGTCGGGAGCGACCGCCCATCGGCGCTTCTCGGAGTGGTCGAAGGCCCGGGTGTGGGCCAAGCTCCACCGTGTGGTCCTCGACGAGCTCGGTGCCCGCGGCGAGCTGGACTGGTCTCGTTGCGCGATCGACTCGGTGAACATGCGGGCCCTGAAAAGGGGGACCTGACGGGTCCGAATCCTGTCGACCGGGGCAAGTACGGGTCGAAGATCCACCTGATCACCGAGCGGACCGGTCTGCCCCTGTCTGTCGGAATCTCCGGAGCCAACGTCCACGACAGCCAGGCCCTGATCCCGCTCGTGAAGGGCATACCGCCTATCCGTTCCCGCCGCGGCCCCCGTCGACGCAGGCCCGCCAAGCTCCACGCCGACAAGGGATACGACTATCGCCACCTGCGGGAGTGGTTGTCCCAGCGGGGCATCCGGCACCGCATCGCCCGCAAGGGAATCGAGACCTCGCAGCGACTCGGCCGACACCGCTGGACCATCGAACGCACCATGGCCTGGCTCGCCGGCTGCCGCCGACTGCACCGCCGCTACGAACGCAAGGCCGCCCACTTCCTCGCGTTCACGAGCATCGCCTGCACCCTCATCTGCTACCGCAGACTCACCAAATGAGATGACGTCTAAAGGCTGTCTCGTATTCCTGGCGGGCGCGCGACGACAGCTACGCCGCACGCTGATCCGCCAGGGATTACGGGACAGCCTCGAGAACCTTCGCCCACTCGTCGTTCGGCCGGGTCGGCGCACTCGTTCCGACCGCTCCTCACCGCCGTTGCTCGCGCGCCATGGCATGACCACAGCCGGTGCGGCCCGCAGGCCGCCGCCTGGCAGATGACGTGGGGATCAGGCTCCGTACCGGCGCCGTGCCGGCTGCATCCGCTTCGGGCGTGCTGGGTGTGCTGGGTGTACGGGGCGCTGGGGCACTGGCCCGCACCTCACGTCCCCGGATGGTTCAGGGTGCGCACGAACTGCTCCGCGAGCTGCTCGGTGTCGATGTCGTCCGCGCTGTGCCCGGACAGGATGTGGAAGAACGGCGGGCCGATCAGGAGCGCGGTCGCCTGTTCGAGCGAGAGGGTGGTGCCGCTCGCCTTCCGCGCCGCCTCCACGACCTCTGCGGCGCTTTCCCCGAGGATGTCGCGGGAGGCGAGCAGCGCGGCGACGTCCGCGTCGTGCTGGGCCTCCCCCATGAGGGCGCGGTAGGCCGCGCCCGCGTGGGAGCGGGACAAGAAGGCGACGAGGGCGTCGAGATAAGCCTTGAGGTCCTTGCGGGGGTCGTCGCTGCCGGACACGGACAGTTCGTGCCGGGCGTCGATGGCGCTGGCCTCATAGAGGACCTCCGCCTTGTTCGACCACCAGCGGTACACGGTCTGACGGCCCACGCCCGCCCGCTCGGCGATGCCCTTCATGGTCAGGGCCGCGTACCCGACTTCGACCAGAAGGTCGTCGACGGCGTGCAGCACGGCGGCACGCGCGCTTTCACTGCGGGGCCGTCCGCGACCACTTCCATCCACCATGTTGCCACTCTATACGAGGCACGGTGTCTCGTATGTGCTACCTTTACGGTGCACGGTGACTCGTAAGTGGGTGTCCTGCCGTGCTCCGTGTACGGCAATCCCAGAAGGAATCGAGAGCGATGGCTCCCATAACGGAGGGCGCTCCGCGCCCGACGCAGCGGTCCGGCACGGTGCTCGCCTGCGTGAGTGTGTGCACCGCCCTGGTCGTCGGATTCGTTGCGGCGATCAACCTGGCGGTGCCGCAGCTGGCCGCGAGTTCACTGGAACCGACCTCGTCGAACCTGCTGTGGATCGTCGACTCCTATGTCGTGATCTTCGCCTGCCTGGTCATCCCCGCCGGTGCGGCCGGCGACAAGCTCGGCCGCAAGGGCGTCCTCATGGCGGGGCTCGGCATATTCGCGTTCGGCGCCGTGGTGTCGGCCGTGGCGCCGAACGTGGCGATCATGCTGACCGGGCGCGCCATCACCGGCCTCGGCGCCGCGTGCGTCCTGCCCAACTGCGTCGGCGTCCTCCTGCACGCCACCGCCCCCGCGCGGCGCCCTCACGCGCTGGCCGTCTGGGCGGCGGCCACCGGTATCGGCGGCGTCGTCGGCAACGTCGGCGGCGGCGCGGTGCTGAGCGCGGGCTCCTGGCGCACGTTGTTCGAGGCGGTCGCCCTGATCGCGGCCTGCTGCTTGGTGTGGGTGGCACGCTCCGTACCACGCAGTGCCCGGCTTGAGCGCACCCTCGACCTGCCCGGCACACTGCTGTTCGTGGCAGCCTTCGTGGCACTGCTGATCGGAATCATCGAAGGGCCCGAACAGGGCTGGGGCAGCACGGTCGTCCTCGTCGCCTTCGCCTGCAGCGTTCTGCTGAGCCTGTGGTGGGTGCGGGTCGAGCTGCGCGCCACCCATCCCATGCTCGACCCGCGGCTTTTCCGCAGCGCGGCACTGAGCAGCGCCAGCCTGGGCATGACCATCACCTTCTTCGGGAGTTTCGGGCTCTTCTACGTCAACGCCTCACTCCTGCAATACGGGCGTGGCTTCTCCGTCCTGCAGGCAGGGATCGGGATCATCCCGCTCACCCTCCCGCTCCTGGTGGGCACCCGTTACGTTCCCGGGCTCATCAGCCGCTTCGGCAACCCCGCGACCCTCGCCGCGGCCTTCGCGCTCACCAGCGCCGGCCTGCTCGGCCTCTCGTACGCCTCGACCATGGCCTACCCCGTGTACGCGGTCGCCCTGTTCGTCATCGGGCTCGGCATCATGCTGGCCGCGCCCTGCCTGACCGCTCAGATCGCCGCGGCCCTGCCCGTGGAGAGAGCGGGCATCGCCGGAGGTCTGCAGTCCGCGACCCGCGAACTGGGCAGCGCTCTGGGGGTGGCTGTCGTCGGCACCATCCTCACCGCCGGGTTCACACACCACCTGCCCGACGACCTGAGCCGGCACTCGCCGCTTCCCCGTACGGTGCAGGAAGCGCTCGCGCTGGCCCCGGCCGACCACACCGCCGTCACCGACGCGTTCACCCAGGGCGCCAACACCGCCCTGCGTGCCGCGGCCCTCGTCGTACTCCTGGCCGGAGCCCTGGTCGTCGCCGGCGCCCGCCGCGCCCAGCGGACCACGCCCTAGCGGAGGGCCCACCTCGCCCACACGGCCTGACGAGACGGCATCCACCCATCGCACCGCCCGAAGGAGTCAGTACTGTGCCCACGCAACCCTGCACCCTCGCGGAACCACGTGTCTCCGCCGCCCTGATCCGCATGTTCGGAGCCGCGACCCGCGACGACGAGACCGCGGCCCGCCTGTGGAGCATCCCGCTCGACGACCGGGCGTCGCTGTCGGCGCAGGAACTCGCCGACGCGGCGCAGGAGATCTACATGCCGGTCTCCGCCGACGGCGGCAAGCTCCTCTACAACCTTATCCGCGCCACCAGGCCGACCAACGTCGTCGAGTTCGGCACCTCGTACGGCATCTCCACCCTGCACCTGGCCGCCGCCGTTCGCGACAACGGCACGGGCCAGGTCATCACCACGGAGATGAACCGGATCAAGGCGGCCTCCGCCCGCGACACGTTCACCGCCACCGGCCTCGACGACGTGATCACCGTGCTGGAGGGGAACGCCCTGGAGACGCTCGCCGCACTGCGGCAGCCGGTCGGCTTCCTGTTCCTGGACGGCTGGAAGAACCTCTGCCTGCCCGTCCTGCGGCTCCTCGAACCACACATCGCCCCCGGCACCCTCGTCGTCGCCGACGACGTGGACCTCCCGGGCCTCGGCCCCTATCTCGACCACGTCCGCGACACCGCCAACGGCTACCACAGCGTCACGTTCCCCGTCGAGGACGGCCTCGAAATCAGCTGCCGCCTCTGATCGAGCCCCTTCCGGACAACACGAAGGCCCGGGTCGCCGACCAGGGCCTTCACCAGGGAGCGGATGACGAGAGCCGAACTCGCGCTCCGGACCCGGGAAGGCCGCAGAGTGCGGAACCCGGGCTGGAGGAGAGCGATCCACGCACCGGGACGCCGTACGAACGCCGGGACACCGTACGAACATCGGCACGCCGTACGAACGCCGGGGTACGTGGCCCACGCCGGCCGGCCGGACGCCTGGGACGCACGTGGAGGCGCCGGGCGGTTCGCCGCGGTGGTACGAGACCATGTGCACGCTGATGTGCAAGGACGTGTCTTAGGGGGACAACGTGGCCTCGGAAGTGTGGACTTCGGTCCTCTCGCTCACGGGTGTCGCGCTCGGCG from Streptomyces sp. NBC_00654 includes the following:
- a CDS encoding peptidoglycan-binding protein — translated: MLPYSTLPGGIPGIEQPGPRSFVELLQRVLRREGVYGGPVNGGSTADTGTAVKSFQAARGLTADGVVGPATWEALPAEDLRHTHHQ
- a CDS encoding peptidoglycan-binding domain-containing protein, with the protein product MALLQRCPRRQGFNPGPISGIFGPGTTVALKEFQTTGAPEIIVDGICGSQMWPFTG
- a CDS encoding polysaccharide deacetylase family protein gives rise to the protein MAKHKGRGWHGRLLSAALGVTVVAAGSSVWTAQAEPTGGRQPEARVSAPDSRPVAADIAHASDRGKRGVNITIDDGPDPAWTPQVLQLLKDSGVKATFCMVGTQAQAYPDLVKEVVADGHRLCNHTVSHDTAMDTKSEAYQSQQILDAERMITKASGGVRSQYYRAPGGAFTPYSRQLAASRGMRPLGWNVDTKDFERPGADAMVATVKREISNGPTILFHDAGGERSQTLAALREILPWLKEQGYSFGFPVR
- a CDS encoding IS5 family transposase (programmed frameshift), giving the protein MVGIVERLVPDELWELFQRVVPEAPSRPQGGGRRRHGDREVLAAIVFVATSGCTWQQLPSASFGPSGATAHRRFSEWSKARVWAKLHRVVLDELGARGELDWSRCAIDSVNMRALKGDLTGPNPVDRGKYGSKIHLITERTGLPLSVGISGANVHDSQALIPLVKGIPPIRSRRGPRRRRPAKLHADKGYDYRHLREWLSQRGIRHRIARKGIETSQRLGRHRWTIERTMAWLAGCRRLHRRYERKAAHFLAFTSIACTLICYRRLTK
- a CDS encoding TetR/AcrR family transcriptional regulator, whose product is MVDGSGRGRPRSESARAAVLHAVDDLLVEVGYAALTMKGIAERAGVGRQTVYRWWSNKAEVLYEASAIDARHELSVSGSDDPRKDLKAYLDALVAFLSRSHAGAAYRALMGEAQHDADVAALLASRDILGESAAEVVEAARKASGTTLSLEQATALLIGPPFFHILSGHSADDIDTEQLAEQFVRTLNHPGT
- a CDS encoding MFS transporter; this encodes MAPITEGAPRPTQRSGTVLACVSVCTALVVGFVAAINLAVPQLAASSLEPTSSNLLWIVDSYVVIFACLVIPAGAAGDKLGRKGVLMAGLGIFAFGAVVSAVAPNVAIMLTGRAITGLGAACVLPNCVGVLLHATAPARRPHALAVWAAATGIGGVVGNVGGGAVLSAGSWRTLFEAVALIAACCLVWVARSVPRSARLERTLDLPGTLLFVAAFVALLIGIIEGPEQGWGSTVVLVAFACSVLLSLWWVRVELRATHPMLDPRLFRSAALSSASLGMTITFFGSFGLFYVNASLLQYGRGFSVLQAGIGIIPLTLPLLVGTRYVPGLISRFGNPATLAAAFALTSAGLLGLSYASTMAYPVYAVALFVIGLGIMLAAPCLTAQIAAALPVERAGIAGGLQSATRELGSALGVAVVGTILTAGFTHHLPDDLSRHSPLPRTVQEALALAPADHTAVTDAFTQGANTALRAAALVVLLAGALVVAGARRAQRTTP
- a CDS encoding O-methyltransferase; protein product: MPTQPCTLAEPRVSAALIRMFGAATRDDETAARLWSIPLDDRASLSAQELADAAQEIYMPVSADGGKLLYNLIRATRPTNVVEFGTSYGISTLHLAAAVRDNGTGQVITTEMNRIKAASARDTFTATGLDDVITVLEGNALETLAALRQPVGFLFLDGWKNLCLPVLRLLEPHIAPGTLVVADDVDLPGLGPYLDHVRDTANGYHSVTFPVEDGLEISCRL